In the genome of Acidobacteriota bacterium, one region contains:
- a CDS encoding MFS transporter, giving the protein MRAAGCLDSLWAADQTEGSPAQSFRRVCDPRRREVVIDARHEQQALWLATASFALSFAAWGLISGLAPEFQALYGLNATETGLLVAVPVLLGSTARLPVGILADRVGGRVVFVVLLVVSAASAWLVSMTTSYHSLIAALFVLGLAGSTFSVGVVFVSRWTPPDRQGLALGLYGLGTAGQSMAVAFGPLAAARIGWAGTFRLTAAVLIVWAIAFAVLARNAPARPAPAPPPSLIALLRGAPSAWVLGGAYFLTFGGFVALALYLPTLLATLGVSAEDAGLRTAGFVALATAVRPLGGWLADRIGGAEVLSWALGGIAVFGLLLAWPSMVPLTVGALVCAAFMGLGNGAVFRLVPEHFPAATGVVTGLVGALGGLGGFFPPLLLGGFRDALGTYWPGFVLLSATALALRAATRRMFRPTDVIRHQALPIDLRQRVERVRAAAWGALLALALAAAVVIGSRNLQHFDAALVGYTFATLFATFGITYRYAMWLDRPPTRMYWRRGWEAFLGRRRGWPQAWKLAGRAVADVAGNRFIFRRGALRGAAHWLIMWGCVLAAAITFPLVWGWIHFETVPGDLERYRAFLFGVPVQEFPVESPIAFLLFHGLVWSSLLVIAGVVIAFRRRMIDHGAVATQQFGQDILPLLLLFAISVTGLMLTASYTWMRGYAYDFLAILHASTVILTLLWLPFGKLFHVFQRPAQLGVGVYKDAIANGEAARCRRCGAAYAAAPLVDDLTVVERELGFRYEMPDGSHYQQICPRCRRALFGLAQGALWAGIKD; this is encoded by the coding sequence ATGCGCGCCGCGGGGTGTCTTGACAGCCTGTGGGCCGCAGATCAGACTGAAGGCTCCCCAGCGCAATCGTTCCGGCGCGTGTGTGACCCGCGCCGCCGCGAGGTCGTCATCGACGCACGACACGAACAGCAGGCGCTGTGGTTGGCGACAGCGTCGTTCGCGCTGTCATTCGCCGCGTGGGGGCTCATCAGCGGCCTGGCCCCCGAGTTCCAGGCGCTGTACGGCCTGAACGCCACAGAGACGGGGTTGCTCGTCGCCGTGCCGGTGCTGCTCGGATCCACGGCCAGGCTGCCGGTCGGCATCCTCGCGGATCGCGTCGGTGGCCGCGTCGTCTTCGTCGTCCTGCTCGTCGTCTCCGCTGCCAGCGCGTGGCTCGTGTCGATGACGACGAGCTACCACAGCCTGATCGCGGCGCTCTTCGTTCTCGGCCTCGCCGGATCGACGTTCTCGGTCGGCGTGGTCTTCGTCTCGCGGTGGACGCCGCCCGACCGGCAGGGCCTCGCGCTGGGGCTCTACGGCCTCGGCACGGCCGGCCAGTCGATGGCCGTCGCGTTCGGTCCGCTCGCCGCCGCCCGCATCGGATGGGCAGGCACGTTCCGCCTGACGGCGGCCGTGCTGATCGTCTGGGCGATCGCCTTCGCTGTCCTTGCGCGAAACGCGCCGGCTCGCCCCGCGCCCGCCCCGCCGCCGTCGCTCATCGCCCTCCTGCGCGGCGCGCCGTCGGCGTGGGTGCTCGGCGGTGCTTACTTCCTTACGTTCGGCGGCTTCGTCGCGCTCGCGCTGTACCTGCCGACGTTGCTCGCCACGCTCGGCGTCTCGGCCGAGGATGCCGGCCTCCGGACGGCCGGTTTCGTCGCGCTCGCGACGGCGGTGCGGCCACTCGGCGGCTGGCTGGCCGATCGGATCGGCGGCGCCGAAGTGCTGTCGTGGGCGCTCGGCGGCATCGCCGTCTTCGGATTGCTGCTGGCCTGGCCGTCGATGGTGCCGCTCACGGTGGGCGCGCTCGTTTGCGCCGCGTTCATGGGGCTCGGCAACGGCGCGGTGTTCCGGCTCGTGCCGGAGCACTTTCCCGCGGCGACCGGCGTCGTCACCGGCCTCGTCGGCGCGCTCGGCGGGCTCGGCGGCTTCTTCCCGCCGCTGCTGCTCGGCGGGTTCCGCGATGCGCTCGGCACGTACTGGCCGGGGTTCGTGCTGCTGTCGGCGACCGCGCTCGCGCTGCGCGCGGCCACGCGGCGCATGTTCCGGCCCACCGACGTGATCCGGCACCAGGCGCTGCCGATCGACCTGCGGCAGCGCGTCGAGCGTGTGCGCGCGGCGGCCTGGGGTGCGCTGCTCGCCCTCGCGCTCGCCGCCGCCGTCGTGATCGGCTCGCGCAACCTGCAGCACTTCGATGCGGCGCTCGTCGGCTACACGTTCGCCACACTCTTCGCAACGTTCGGGATCACGTACCGGTACGCGATGTGGCTGGACCGGCCGCCGACGCGCATGTACTGGCGGCGGGGCTGGGAAGCCTTCCTGGGGCGCCGGCGCGGCTGGCCGCAGGCGTGGAAGCTCGCCGGGCGGGCCGTCGCCGACGTGGCCGGCAATCGGTTCATCTTCCGCCGCGGCGCCCTGCGCGGCGCCGCGCACTGGCTGATCATGTGGGGCTGCGTGCTGGCCGCGGCGATCACGTTCCCGCTCGTCTGGGGCTGGATCCACTTCGAGACCGTCCCGGGCGATCTCGAGCGCTACCGCGCGTTCCTGTTCGGCGTGCCGGTGCAGGAATTCCCCGTCGAGTCGCCGATCGCGTTCCTGCTGTTCCACGGCCTCGTGTGGTCGTCGCTGCTCGTCATCGCCGGGGTCGTCATCGCGTTCCGCCGGCGCATGATCGATCACGGCGCCGTCGCGACGCAGCAGTTCGGCCAGGACATCCTGCCGCTGCTGCTGCTCTTCGCGATCAGCGTGACGGGGCTGATGCTGACCGCCAGCTACACGTGGATGCGGGGGTACGCGTACGACTTCCTCGCGATCCTGCACGCCAGCACCGTCATCCTGACGCTGCTCTGGCTGCCGTTCGGCAAGCTCTTCCACGTGTTCCAGCGCCCGGCGCAGCTCGGCGTCGGCGTCTACAAGGACGCGATCGCCAACGGCGAGGCGGCGCGGTGCCGGCGCTGCGGCGCCGCGTACGCGGCGGCGCCGCTCGTCGACGACCTCACCGTCGTGGAACGCGAGCTGGGTTTCCGCTACGAGATGCCGGACGGCAGCCACTACCAGCAGATCTGCCCGCGCTGCCGCCGCGCGCTGTTCGGCCTGGCGCAGGGCGCGCTCTGGGCCGGGATCAAGGACTGA
- a CDS encoding molybdopterin oxidoreductase family protein gives MATLPADPQQIIERFGPHLSSMSGVRLSTSVEPERLVKTHCCFCGQQCGIQLKTRDNVVIGFEPWEDFPFNRGMLCPKGVKRYLQGAHPDRLLTALERSPSSPGGFRSVPYADAIARVAREIERLQTVHGPDAVGVLGGASLTTEKTYLLGKFARMCLRTRYIDYNGRLCMVSAGAANKKAFGIDRTTSPWSDMVGTEVIWVAGSNVAECSPITTNYLWQAREQGARIIIQDPRITPVARTCDLYLPVRPGRDAALFAGVLRIMIERDWIDHAFIEASTTGFDEVAAYCREWPLARTADVTGVPARSILQAAEWWGTATSSFLFHARGIEHHSNGVQNALGTINLVLASGRIGTPKSGYGTIVGQANGQGGREHGQKCDQLPGWRDISVPEHRHYIAGVWGMDERDLPGPGVDAYEMFRKIDAGEIKALVAICFNPKISLPDASFVTRALDKLEFFTAIDFFLSDTARHADVVLPGSLQEEDEGTVTQVEGRIIKINKAIPCPGEAREDWRIVQDVARALGRERGFTFDSPRAIFEELRVASKGGVADYSGVTYEKVEREMGVFWPCYSEDPRSGAPLADHPGTPRLFEPGSYNPVAKGAGPFYFPDGRARFNVAEYRPPVDDASEEYPVLLTTGRVVSQFLSGTQTRRIGPLVRQYPEPRVEMHPRLAGTLGIADGDWTTVETRRGSMTVRASVVTTIRPDTVFVPYHWAGPKSVNQLTVAAQDPISRIPQYKVCGCRVRKADGPPPYAAALEPQQ, from the coding sequence ATGGCGACCCTTCCGGCGGATCCTCAGCAAATCATCGAACGCTTCGGCCCGCACCTCTCGTCGATGAGCGGCGTTCGGCTCTCCACGAGCGTCGAGCCGGAGCGGCTGGTGAAGACGCACTGCTGCTTCTGCGGCCAGCAGTGCGGCATCCAGCTCAAGACGCGCGACAACGTCGTGATCGGGTTCGAGCCGTGGGAGGACTTCCCGTTCAACCGCGGCATGCTCTGTCCGAAGGGTGTCAAGCGCTACCTGCAGGGCGCGCATCCCGACCGGCTGCTCACCGCGCTCGAGCGATCGCCGTCGTCGCCCGGCGGCTTCCGATCCGTGCCATACGCGGACGCCATCGCCCGCGTCGCGCGCGAGATCGAGCGGCTGCAGACGGTGCATGGGCCTGACGCCGTGGGCGTGCTCGGCGGCGCCAGCCTCACGACCGAGAAGACCTACCTGCTCGGCAAGTTCGCCCGCATGTGCCTGCGCACGCGCTACATCGACTACAACGGCCGCCTGTGCATGGTGAGCGCCGGCGCCGCCAACAAGAAGGCGTTCGGCATCGATCGCACGACGAGCCCGTGGTCCGACATGGTCGGCACCGAGGTGATTTGGGTCGCCGGATCGAACGTCGCCGAGTGCTCGCCGATCACGACGAACTATCTCTGGCAGGCGCGCGAGCAGGGCGCGCGCATCATCATCCAGGATCCGCGAATCACCCCGGTCGCCCGGACGTGCGATCTGTACCTGCCGGTCAGACCCGGCCGCGACGCCGCGCTCTTCGCCGGCGTCCTTCGGATCATGATCGAACGCGACTGGATCGACCACGCGTTCATCGAGGCGTCGACGACCGGCTTCGACGAGGTCGCCGCGTACTGCCGGGAATGGCCGCTGGCCCGCACGGCGGACGTCACGGGCGTGCCGGCGCGGAGCATCCTGCAGGCCGCCGAATGGTGGGGCACCGCGACGTCGAGCTTCCTCTTCCACGCGCGCGGCATCGAACATCACTCCAACGGCGTTCAGAACGCCCTCGGCACGATCAACCTCGTGCTGGCCAGCGGCCGGATCGGCACGCCCAAGAGCGGCTACGGCACCATCGTCGGCCAGGCCAACGGGCAAGGCGGCCGCGAGCACGGCCAGAAGTGCGACCAGTTGCCCGGATGGCGCGACATCTCGGTCCCGGAGCATCGGCACTACATCGCGGGCGTCTGGGGCATGGACGAGCGCGACCTGCCGGGCCCTGGCGTGGACGCGTACGAGATGTTCCGCAAGATCGATGCGGGCGAGATCAAGGCGCTCGTCGCGATCTGCTTCAACCCGAAGATCTCGCTGCCCGACGCGTCGTTCGTCACGCGCGCGCTCGACAAGCTCGAGTTCTTCACCGCGATCGATTTCTTCCTCAGCGACACCGCACGGCACGCCGACGTCGTGCTGCCGGGCAGCCTGCAGGAGGAGGACGAAGGCACGGTGACGCAGGTCGAGGGCCGGATCATCAAGATCAACAAGGCCATTCCGTGCCCGGGCGAGGCGCGCGAGGACTGGCGGATCGTCCAGGACGTCGCACGCGCGCTCGGCCGCGAGCGCGGCTTCACGTTCGACTCGCCACGCGCCATCTTCGAGGAGCTGCGCGTTGCGAGCAAGGGCGGCGTCGCCGACTACTCCGGCGTGACCTACGAGAAGGTCGAGCGCGAGATGGGCGTCTTCTGGCCCTGCTACAGCGAAGACCCGCGCTCCGGTGCGCCGCTCGCCGATCATCCGGGCACGCCGCGCCTCTTCGAGCCGGGCAGCTACAACCCCGTCGCCAAGGGCGCCGGTCCCTTCTACTTCCCCGACGGCCGTGCGCGCTTCAACGTCGCCGAGTACCGCCCGCCGGTCGACGACGCGAGCGAGGAGTACCCGGTGCTGCTGACGACCGGCCGGGTCGTGAGCCAGTTCCTGTCCGGCACGCAGACGCGCCGCATCGGGCCGCTCGTGCGCCAGTACCCCGAGCCGCGCGTCGAGATGCACCCGCGCCTCGCCGGCACCCTCGGGATCGCCGACGGCGATTGGACGACGGTCGAGACACGGCGAGGGTCGATGACGGTGCGTGCCTCGGTCGTGACGACGATCCGCCCCGACACGGTGTTCGTTCCCTATCACTGGGCCGGACCGAAGAGCGTCAACCAGCTCACCGTCGCGGCCCAGGATCCGATCAGCCGCATCCCGCAATACAAGGTCTGCGGATGCCGCGTGCGCAAGGCGGACGGCCCGCCGCCGTACGCCGCCGCGCTCGAACCTCAGCAGTGA
- a CDS encoding 4Fe-4S binding protein codes for MAKPDSLFFFIDPSRCIGCQACVHACTECDTHRGDSMIHLEYVDRSRSTQTVPVVCMHCEQPTCAEVCPADAIKRTADGVVQSARKPRCIACGNCVLACPFGVPELYDERKIMMKCDMCYDRTSAGKKPMCATVCPSQALFFGTREQIDQLRPQSIPTNRFQFGGQAITTGVFVMAPRRLAAPAPLVDVTAALDDRPPARAVRLTLVPPPASDRTGAAPADATDPFAAVEVPS; via the coding sequence ATGGCCAAGCCCGACTCCCTCTTCTTCTTCATCGATCCGAGCCGCTGCATCGGTTGCCAGGCCTGTGTGCACGCCTGCACGGAGTGCGACACGCATCGCGGCGACTCGATGATCCACCTCGAGTACGTCGATCGATCGCGCAGCACGCAGACGGTACCGGTCGTCTGCATGCACTGCGAGCAGCCGACCTGCGCGGAGGTGTGCCCGGCCGATGCGATCAAACGCACGGCCGACGGCGTCGTGCAGTCGGCGCGCAAGCCGCGCTGCATCGCGTGCGGCAACTGCGTGCTGGCGTGCCCGTTCGGCGTCCCCGAGCTCTACGACGAGCGCAAGATCATGATGAAGTGTGACATGTGCTACGACCGGACCAGCGCCGGCAAGAAGCCCATGTGCGCCACCGTCTGCCCGAGCCAGGCGCTCTTCTTCGGCACGCGCGAGCAGATCGATCAGCTTCGGCCGCAATCGATCCCGACGAACCGCTTTCAGTTCGGCGGCCAGGCGATCACGACCGGCGTCTTCGTCATGGCGCCGCGCCGTCTGGCGGCGCCGGCGCCCCTCGTCGACGTGACCGCCGCCCTCGACGATCGACCGCCGGCCCGCGCCGTCCGCCTGACGCTCGTGCCGCCGCCAGCATCGGACCGCACCGGCGCCGCGCCGGCCGATGCGACCGATCCGTTTGCGGCCGTGGAGGTGCCCTCGTGA
- a CDS encoding Rieske 2Fe-2S domain-containing protein, translating to MLTSAAMTAGQIWIAVQAWLHRRADVLPARRITSLDDLDVGGVLAFTYPTEHDPCLLIRVGESDLVAYSQKCTHLSCAVVPRPEEGILHCPCHNGAFALDDGRPIAGPPSRPLPAVELEVRGRDVYAVGVTVRTV from the coding sequence GTGCTGACGAGCGCGGCCATGACGGCCGGCCAGATCTGGATCGCGGTGCAGGCGTGGCTGCACCGGCGCGCCGACGTGCTGCCCGCGCGCCGCATCACGTCGCTGGACGATCTCGACGTCGGCGGCGTGCTCGCCTTCACCTACCCGACCGAGCACGACCCGTGTCTGCTGATTCGCGTCGGCGAGTCGGATCTGGTCGCCTACAGCCAGAAGTGCACGCACCTCTCGTGCGCGGTGGTGCCCCGTCCCGAGGAGGGCATCCTCCACTGCCCCTGTCACAACGGCGCGTTCGCGCTCGACGACGGGCGGCCGATCGCCGGACCACCGTCCCGGCCGCTGCCCGCGGTAGAGCTCGAGGTCCGAGGCCGCGACGTGTATGCGGTGGGCGTCACCGTGAGGACGGTGTGA
- a CDS encoding sugar ABC transporter ATP-binding protein has product MTSDSAHLGPVVPLVPVVPVVSEFRSITKRFPGVLALDDVSVAVERGSCHALCGENGAGKSTLAKVLAGIHQPDAGELRIDGVPVRFGGPTDALAAGIAMVHQELSFCENLSVAENLCLGRMPRRGGVVDRAATRRRAEAHLAAIGASLDVDRPVGELTIAQQQLVQIAAALGRGARVVIFDEPTSSLSQHEADRLYELIAALRARGVTCLYVSHRLEEVFRLADTITVLRDGRHVATQPAASLDRAALVELMIGRRLDEYFPAHVQGTPGDEILRVDGLSAPSGFADVSFVVRAGEVVGCAGLVGAGRSEVARAIFGVDPRAAGRVFLRGTPIDPGSAADAIALGIGLVPEDRKRQGLVPSMSVRANGALSVIGRHARLGIVTRTVEDRIVAPWFSRLGVRAKTLDAPVAALSGGNQQKVVLTKWLAARCSLLIIDEPTRGVDVGAKAEIHALVDELAANGTAILLISSEMPEILHLSTRILVFRDGRIAGELSRAQATQDRLMRLMAGVESVSVAASG; this is encoded by the coding sequence ATGACCAGCGATAGCGCCCACCTTGGACCTGTCGTACCCCTCGTACCTGTCGTCCCCGTTGTCTCCGAATTCCGTTCCATCACGAAGCGCTTTCCCGGCGTGCTCGCGCTCGACGACGTGAGCGTGGCGGTCGAGCGGGGAAGTTGTCACGCGCTCTGCGGAGAGAACGGCGCCGGCAAGAGCACGCTCGCGAAAGTGCTGGCCGGCATCCACCAGCCGGACGCGGGCGAGCTGCGGATCGACGGCGTGCCGGTGCGGTTCGGTGGGCCGACCGACGCGCTCGCGGCGGGCATCGCGATGGTGCACCAGGAGCTGTCGTTCTGCGAGAACCTGTCGGTCGCCGAGAACCTTTGCCTCGGTCGGATGCCGCGGCGCGGAGGCGTCGTCGATCGCGCAGCGACGCGGCGCCGGGCCGAGGCGCACCTGGCCGCGATCGGTGCCTCGCTCGACGTGGATCGGCCGGTCGGCGAGCTGACGATCGCGCAGCAGCAGCTCGTGCAGATCGCCGCCGCGCTGGGCCGGGGCGCCCGCGTCGTGATCTTCGACGAGCCGACGAGCAGCCTGTCGCAGCACGAGGCCGACCGGCTGTACGAGCTGATCGCCGCGCTCCGCGCGCGCGGCGTGACGTGCCTGTACGTCAGCCACCGGCTCGAGGAGGTGTTCCGGCTCGCCGACACGATCACGGTGCTGCGCGACGGCCGGCACGTCGCGACTCAGCCTGCCGCGTCGCTCGATCGGGCGGCGCTCGTCGAGCTGATGATCGGCCGCCGGCTCGACGAGTACTTTCCCGCGCACGTGCAGGGCACGCCGGGCGACGAGATCCTGCGCGTCGACGGGCTGAGCGCGCCGTCCGGCTTCGCCGACGTGTCGTTCGTCGTCCGCGCCGGTGAGGTGGTCGGCTGCGCCGGGCTCGTCGGTGCCGGCCGGTCGGAGGTCGCGCGCGCCATCTTCGGCGTCGATCCGCGCGCCGCGGGGCGCGTGTTCCTGCGCGGCACGCCGATCGACCCGGGCTCCGCCGCCGACGCGATCGCGCTCGGCATCGGCCTCGTCCCCGAGGACCGCAAACGCCAGGGGCTCGTGCCCTCGATGAGCGTGCGCGCGAACGGCGCGCTGTCGGTCATCGGCCGCCACGCCCGGCTGGGCATCGTCACCCGCACGGTCGAAGATCGAATCGTGGCGCCCTGGTTCTCGCGTCTCGGCGTGCGAGCGAAAACGCTCGACGCGCCGGTCGCCGCGCTGTCGGGCGGCAATCAGCAGAAGGTCGTGCTGACGAAGTGGCTGGCGGCCCGCTGTTCGCTGCTCATCATCGACGAGCCGACGCGCGGCGTCGACGTCGGTGCCAAAGCGGAGATCCACGCGCTCGTCGACGAGCTGGCGGCGAACGGCACCGCCATCCTGTTGATCTCGAGCGAGATGCCAGAGATCCTGCATCTGTCGACCCGCATTCTGGTCTTCCGCGACGGCCGGATCGCCGGCGAGCTCTCGCGCGCTCAGGCGACGCAGGATCGGCTCATGCGCCTGATGGCGGGCGTCGAATCCGTCAGCGTGGCCGCGTCCGGTTGA
- a CDS encoding substrate-binding domain-containing protein, with translation MRLKAPWRLWTIVTLAALVASACGSPAPAGGGAAAPAGLRIALIAKSSTNPVFLSARTGAEAAAKELSAKHSVPVEIVWMTPPTEDGQVQAQRIAQAVNEGAQAILISCSDAGKVTGAIDDAAARGVPVMTFDSDAAGSKRFAFYGVDDLKTGQAVMDELAAQMHEQGAIAILAGNQNAPNLRRRVDGVKDAAKKYPKIRIVDTFYHIETPQDAAAEVIRVQNAYPQIQGWAMIGGWPLFTQTLLSDLDPSKVKIVAVDALPAELAYVEKGLAPVLLAQPTYLWGYVSVQRIFDKVRLKQDVPEIIPMDLVRVSKDNLGQWARQLKDWGFTDVPERFLTGTTGTTGTTGTTGSR, from the coding sequence TTGCGACTGAAGGCGCCGTGGCGGCTATGGACGATCGTCACGCTGGCGGCGCTGGTGGCCTCCGCGTGCGGATCGCCTGCGCCCGCTGGTGGCGGTGCTGCGGCCCCGGCTGGCCTGCGGATCGCCCTGATCGCGAAGAGCTCCACCAACCCCGTGTTCCTGTCGGCGCGCACTGGTGCGGAAGCGGCGGCCAAGGAGCTGTCGGCGAAGCACAGCGTGCCGGTCGAGATCGTCTGGATGACGCCGCCGACTGAAGACGGTCAGGTACAGGCGCAGCGCATCGCGCAGGCCGTGAACGAAGGCGCGCAGGCGATCTTGATCTCATGTTCGGATGCCGGCAAGGTCACCGGCGCCATCGACGACGCCGCGGCGCGCGGCGTGCCGGTCATGACGTTCGACAGCGACGCGGCCGGGTCGAAGCGCTTCGCGTTCTACGGCGTCGACGATCTGAAGACCGGCCAGGCCGTGATGGACGAGCTGGCGGCGCAGATGCACGAGCAGGGCGCGATCGCGATCCTCGCCGGCAATCAGAACGCCCCGAACCTGCGGCGCCGCGTGGACGGCGTCAAGGACGCGGCGAAGAAGTATCCGAAGATCCGCATCGTCGACACCTTCTACCACATCGAGACGCCACAGGACGCCGCGGCGGAGGTGATCCGCGTCCAGAACGCGTATCCGCAGATCCAGGGCTGGGCGATGATCGGCGGCTGGCCGCTGTTCACGCAGACGCTGCTCTCGGATCTCGATCCTTCGAAGGTGAAGATCGTGGCCGTCGACGCGCTGCCGGCGGAGCTGGCCTACGTGGAGAAGGGCCTCGCCCCCGTGCTGCTCGCGCAGCCGACCTACCTGTGGGGCTACGTCTCGGTGCAGCGCATCTTCGACAAGGTACGGCTGAAGCAGGACGTCCCGGAGATCATCCCAATGGATCTCGTCCGCGTGTCGAAGGACAACCTCGGTCAATGGGCGCGGCAGCTCAAGGACTGGGGATTCACCGACGTGCCGGAGCGGTTTCTGACGGGTACGACCGGTACGACCGGTACGACGGGTACGACAGGTTCCAGGTAG